One window of Triticum dicoccoides isolate Atlit2015 ecotype Zavitan chromosome 5A, WEW_v2.0, whole genome shotgun sequence genomic DNA carries:
- the LOC119302182 gene encoding probable auxin efflux carrier component 5b: protein MIGWGDVYKVVAAMAPLYFALGLGYGSVRWWKLFTPDQCDAVNRLVAYFAVPFFAFDFAARMDPYALNYRVLAADALSKLAVALALAAWAAASTRCCRAGAKRGGELASSWCITGFSLATLNNTLVVGVPLLDAMYGGWARDLVVQISVVQIIVYFPLLLLAFEARRACGGGAGKPDAAAAVSASDDDVEDGGAEGRRRREPVWPLVRAVWLKVARNPNVYAGVLGVAWSCVTNRWHIVTPSIIEGSVLIMSRTGVGLAMFSMGLFMALQEKIIVCGAGLTALGMALRFVAGPAATATGAVALGLRGDVLRLAIIQAALPQSITTFVFAKEYGLHADVLSTAVIFGTLASLPVLIVYYIVLGFVG from the exons ATGATCGGATGGGGCGACGTGTACAAGGTGGTGGCCGCCATGGCGCCGCTCTACTTCGCCCTGGGCCTCGGCTACGGCTCGGTGCGGTGGTGGAAGCTCTTCACGCCGGACCAGTGCGACGCCGTGAACCGCCTCGTGGCCTACTTCGCGGTGCCCTTCTTCGCCTTCGACTTCGCCGCGCGCATGGACCCCTACGCGCTCAACTACCGCGTCCTCGCCGCCGACGCGCTCTCCAAGCTCGCCGTCGCGCTGGCGCTCGCCGCCTGGGCCGCCGCGTCCACGCGCTGCTGCCGCGCCGGCGCCAAGCGCGGCGGGGAGCTGGCCTCCTCGTGGTGCATCACCGGCTTCTCGCTGGCGACGCTGAACAACACGCTCGTGGTGGGCGTGCCGCTGCTGGACGCCATGTACGGCGGGTGGGCGCGAGACCTCGTCGTGCAGATATCGGTGGTGCAGATCATCGTCTACTTTCCGCTGCTGCTGCTGGCGTTCGAGGCGAGGCGTGCGTGCGGTGGTGGCGCAGGGAAGCCtgacgcggcggcggcggtttcAGCGAGCGACGACGAcgtggaggacggcggcgcggaggggaggaggcggcgcgaGCCGGTATGGCCGTTGGTGAGAGCGGTCTGGCTCAAGGTGGCACGGAATCCCAACGtttacgcgggcgtcctcggggtcgcCTGGTCTTGCGTCACAAACAG GTGGCACATCGTGACGCCGAGCATCATCGAAGGCTCGGTGCTGATCATGTCCAGGACCGGCGTCGGGCTCGCCATGTTCAGCATGG GCCTGTTCATGGCGCTGCAGGAGAAGATCATCGTCTGCGGGGCCGGCCTGACCGCGCTGGGCATGGCGCTGCGGTTCGTCGCCGGCCCGGCAGCCACCGCCACCGGAGCCGTCGCCCTGGGGCTCCGCGGTGACGTCCTGCGCCTCGCCATCATACAG GCTGCGCTCCCCCAGTCCATCACCACGTTTGTGTTCGCCAAGGAGTACGGCCTGCACGCCGATGTGCTCAGCACCGC GGTTATATTCGGGACGCTGGCGTCGTTGCCCGTGTTGATCGTGTACTACATCGTTCTAGGCTTCGTTGGATAG